One Amycolatopsis thermophila DNA segment encodes these proteins:
- a CDS encoding TetR/AcrR family transcriptional regulator gives MPEPRQERSRTTRRKLIDAAVDCIGEVGWAGTTVALIAQRAGVSRGAAQHHFPTREDLVTAAVEYVGEVQIAEMRRGAEGLPAGRSRIEPVVDLLLNLYTGPMFRAALHLWVAASSDESLRLVLVPLQAKVGREAHRLAVDLLGVDETQPGVRELVQSTLDLARGLGLANLLADDTHRRRRIIRHWARVLGPALPEPEVTSVGH, from the coding sequence GTGCCGGAGCCTCGCCAGGAGCGCAGCCGGACCACCCGCCGCAAACTCATCGACGCAGCCGTGGACTGCATCGGCGAGGTCGGGTGGGCCGGCACCACGGTCGCGCTGATCGCCCAGCGCGCCGGCGTTTCGCGCGGGGCGGCCCAGCACCACTTCCCGACGCGGGAGGACCTGGTGACCGCGGCGGTCGAGTACGTCGGCGAGGTGCAGATCGCCGAGATGCGCCGCGGCGCCGAGGGACTGCCCGCCGGGCGGTCGCGCATCGAGCCGGTCGTCGACCTGCTGCTCAACCTCTACACCGGGCCGATGTTCCGCGCGGCGCTGCACCTGTGGGTCGCGGCGTCCAGCGACGAGTCGCTGCGCCTGGTGCTGGTCCCGCTGCAGGCCAAGGTCGGCCGGGAGGCGCACCGGCTCGCGGTGGACCTGCTGGGCGTGGACGAGACGCAGCCCGGGGTGCGGGAACTCGTCCAGTCGACGCTCGACCTGGCCCGCGGCCTGGGGCTGGCGAACCTCCTCGCGGACGACACCCACCGCCGTCGCCGGATCATCCGCCATTGGGCCCGGGTCCTCGGACCCGCCCTGCCCGAGCCGGAGGTCACCTCTGTGGGTCACTGA
- a CDS encoding MarR family winged helix-turn-helix transcriptional regulator produces the protein MAVRSEAAGAYFPRLAAERLDIALCRASATVARAAERAAGEQGLGVGRHLVLKMLAAVGPCSQQLLSEELRIDRSVMVGIADELQKAGYVRRERDPRDRRAYAVTITPAGRRALDKAEQATPAFLDRTFAALSAGERAQLAALLGKLLTAD, from the coding sequence ATGGCGGTGAGATCGGAAGCGGCCGGGGCGTACTTCCCGCGGCTCGCGGCGGAACGTCTCGACATCGCGTTGTGCCGGGCGTCCGCCACGGTCGCCCGCGCGGCGGAGAGGGCCGCGGGCGAGCAGGGGCTGGGCGTGGGCCGGCACCTGGTGCTGAAGATGCTGGCCGCCGTGGGGCCGTGCTCGCAGCAGCTGCTGAGCGAGGAGCTGCGGATCGACCGCAGCGTGATGGTCGGCATCGCCGACGAGCTGCAGAAGGCCGGCTACGTCCGCCGGGAACGCGACCCGCGGGACCGCCGCGCGTACGCCGTCACGATCACGCCCGCCGGGCGGCGGGCGCTGGACAAGGCCGAGCAGGCGACGCCGGCGTTCCTGGACCGCACCTTCGCGGCGCTGTCGGCCGGGGAACGCGCCCAGCTGGCCGCACTGCTCGGAAAGCTGCTCACCGCGGACTGA